Proteins from one Staphylococcus saprophyticus subsp. saprophyticus ATCC 15305 = NCTC 7292 genomic window:
- a CDS encoding thioredoxin family protein encodes MQQLESEQQFENLKNEQTVFLFTADWCPDCKVIEPDLPQLEAKYTNYKFISVDRDKFIDICINYDIMGIPSFLVFCDGNQIGSYIGKERKSIEQIDQFLASL; translated from the coding sequence ATGCAACAATTAGAAAGTGAGCAGCAATTTGAAAATCTGAAAAATGAACAAACAGTGTTTTTATTTACAGCAGATTGGTGCCCAGATTGTAAAGTTATAGAACCAGATTTACCTCAATTAGAAGCAAAATATACTAATTATAAATTTATTTCAGTTGATAGAGACAAATTTATTGATATATGCATTAATTATGACATTATGGGTATACCTAGTTTTCTAGTATTCTGTGACGGGAATCAAATTGGCAGTTATATTGGAAAAGAACGAAAATCCATAGAACAAATAGACCAATTTTTAGCGTCTTTGTAG
- a CDS encoding DUF1444 domain-containing protein has translation MNVFQMRDKLKDRLNHLDVKFSFNREDETLRISRIDNGKGVTVKINPIVAKYKSQKEKIVDEIVYYVEEAVEQMKGEALENTDNIQIMPVLRSPSFDKKDKNGNSFVIDAHTAETNIYYAVDLGKSYRLIDEAMLEELKLTKQQLKEMALFNVRKLENKYTTDEVKGNIFYFVNSNDGYDASRILNTSFLNEIQAQCEGEMLVAVPHQDVLIIADIRNKTGYDVMAHLTMEFFTKGLVPITSLSLGYDKGHFEPIFILGKNNKQKRDPNVIQRLEATRKQYENKDKK, from the coding sequence ATGAATGTCTTTCAAATGAGAGATAAATTAAAAGATAGATTGAATCATCTTGATGTGAAATTTAGTTTTAATCGAGAAGATGAAACACTACGTATCTCAAGAATAGATAATGGTAAAGGCGTTACCGTTAAAATTAATCCAATAGTAGCTAAATATAAATCTCAAAAAGAAAAAATAGTCGATGAAATTGTGTATTATGTTGAAGAAGCAGTCGAGCAAATGAAAGGGGAGGCATTGGAAAATACGGATAATATCCAAATTATGCCGGTTTTAAGATCTCCTAGCTTTGATAAAAAAGACAAAAATGGTAATTCATTTGTAATCGATGCACATACAGCAGAAACAAACATTTATTATGCAGTTGATTTAGGTAAGTCATATCGTCTAATTGATGAAGCGATGTTAGAAGAATTAAAGCTAACAAAGCAACAATTAAAAGAAATGGCGCTATTTAATGTGCGCAAATTAGAAAATAAGTATACAACTGACGAAGTTAAAGGTAATATTTTTTACTTTGTGAATTCAAATGATGGTTATGATGCAAGTAGAATTTTAAATACGTCATTTTTAAATGAAATACAAGCACAATGTGAAGGTGAAATGTTAGTAGCGGTACCTCATCAAGATGTGCTTATCATTGCAGATATCCGCAATAAGACGGGTTACGATGTGATGGCGCATTTAACTATGGAGTTTTTCACTAAAGGATTAGTGCCAATTACATCATTATCTTTAGGTTATGATAAAGGGCATTTTGAACCAATCTTTATTTTAGGTAAAAATAATAAACAAAAAAGAGATCCTAATGTGATTCAAAGATTGGAAGCTACACGAAAACAATATGAAAATAAAGATAAGAAATAA
- the ytpR gene encoding YtpR family tRNA-binding protein yields MNLFYNKEAVGDVAFLQINPTEGEYNYVTQGDVVEIQNDGEVVGYNIFNASNKATLTGNGHIKLTETLVQAFQKAIEAAGFTYKLDADFTPKFVVGYVETKDKHPDADKLSVLSVDVATEKLQIVCGAPNVEAGQKVVVAKVGAVMPSGMVIKDAELRGVASSGMICSMKELGLPNAPQEKGIMVLSDDYTVGQSFFEV; encoded by the coding sequence ATGAATTTATTTTATAATAAAGAAGCTGTTGGCGATGTTGCATTTTTACAAATTAATCCTACAGAAGGTGAATATAACTACGTCACTCAAGGGGATGTAGTTGAAATACAGAATGACGGAGAAGTCGTAGGTTACAATATCTTTAATGCATCAAACAAAGCAACACTAACAGGTAATGGACATATTAAGTTGACTGAAACATTAGTTCAAGCGTTTCAAAAAGCAATTGAAGCTGCTGGATTTACTTATAAATTAGACGCAGACTTTACTCCTAAATTTGTAGTGGGCTATGTTGAAACAAAAGACAAGCATCCAGATGCAGATAAATTAAGTGTTCTAAGTGTTGATGTTGCAACTGAAAAACTACAAATTGTTTGCGGGGCACCGAATGTTGAAGCTGGACAAAAAGTGGTGGTAGCAAAAGTTGGTGCAGTTATGCCAAGTGGTATGGTTATTAAAGATGCAGAACTTAGAGGCGTTGCATCAAGTGGTATGATTTGTTCGATGAAAGAGTTAGGATTACCAAATGCACCACAAGAAAAAGGTATTATGGTTCTAAGTGATGATTACACGGTAGGGCAATCATTTTTTGAAGTATAA